A stretch of the Marinobacter sp. JH2 genome encodes the following:
- a CDS encoding tRNA-(ms[2]io[6]A)-hydroxylase, protein MTDALKEIHDFLTCRTPQQWIENALENQDLLLIDHAHCEKKAASTALSLMYRYVENTELLNKMSRLAREELRHFEQVLAIMKKRGVAYTHLTPARYASGMRDLVRKDDPGRLVDVLIVGAIIEARSCERFAALAPHLDEKLSEFYTGLLKSEARHYQDYLKLAVQANGAPVDERVAEFMAVEKTLIEEPDTEFRFHSGPLPA, encoded by the coding sequence TGTCGCACTCCCCAGCAGTGGATTGAGAATGCGTTGGAGAACCAGGATTTGCTGCTGATCGACCATGCTCACTGTGAAAAAAAGGCGGCCTCTACCGCGCTCAGTCTAATGTATCGATACGTTGAAAACACAGAGTTGCTGAATAAGATGTCTCGTTTGGCCCGCGAAGAGCTGAGGCACTTTGAACAGGTATTGGCGATTATGAAAAAGCGGGGCGTGGCCTATACTCATCTTACACCCGCCAGATACGCGAGTGGTATGAGGGATCTGGTGCGTAAAGACGATCCGGGCCGTTTGGTGGATGTGTTGATTGTGGGTGCGATTATCGAGGCGCGTTCCTGTGAGCGTTTCGCTGCTTTGGCGCCCCATCTGGATGAGAAATTGAGCGAGTTTTACACTGGCTTATTGAAGTCCGAGGCTCGCCATTATCAGGACTATTTAAAACTGGCGGTACAGGCTAACGGTGCGCCGGTGGATGAGCGTGTCGCAGAGTTTATGGCAGTCGAGAAGACACTGATCGAAGAGCCGGATACTGAATTCCGCTTTCACAGCGGCCCCCTACCGGCTTGA